The Terriglobia bacterium genome includes a region encoding these proteins:
- a CDS encoding MFS transporter, which translates to MDSTAELAIQRPQPSKFYRWNVLIWVSLAMFGNYYVYDALSPVADLLVKQLHFTDSNIGLLQGIYSIPNIFTVVIGGMIIDRVGVKKSTMLFGVLCLLGSIITVLSSHLWVMAAGRLVFGMGAESLIVSVTTLLAKWFRGKELSFAFGVNLTIARLGSFAALNSPTWARAAFVNWRYPFLIAVGVCTLCVVGAVIYWGLENYAERHYELGAASKPDKVELRELFKFGLSYWYIVGLCIVFYSGIFPFQTFAVKFFMDAHGTSRELGGFLSSMLTLFAMIATPLFGLLVDKVAKRALFMMFGSLLLIPVYIMMGYTHVNLYVPMAMMGIAFSLIPAVMWPSVAYIVDEAKLGTAYGVMTMIQNIGLAGFNFLIGWANDHAAASAANPKGYRLGMEIFSVLGFLGVTFAFLLRQRETGPHGHGLETIKAGASK; encoded by the coding sequence ATGGACTCCACCGCGGAATTGGCCATTCAGCGCCCTCAACCAAGTAAGTTCTATCGCTGGAACGTCCTCATCTGGGTCAGCCTGGCGATGTTCGGCAACTACTATGTCTATGACGCCCTGAGTCCAGTCGCCGATCTGCTCGTAAAGCAACTTCATTTTACTGACTCAAACATCGGGCTGCTCCAGGGCATTTACAGCATCCCCAACATCTTCACCGTCGTGATCGGCGGCATGATCATCGACCGCGTCGGCGTGAAGAAGTCAACCATGCTGTTTGGTGTTCTCTGTCTTCTAGGCTCCATCATCACGGTCCTCAGCTCGCACCTCTGGGTAATGGCGGCCGGGCGTCTCGTCTTCGGCATGGGCGCCGAGTCTCTCATTGTCTCCGTCACTACGCTGCTCGCCAAATGGTTCCGCGGCAAAGAACTCAGCTTCGCCTTCGGCGTAAATCTCACGATTGCTCGTCTCGGCTCATTTGCCGCTCTCAACTCGCCGACGTGGGCACGCGCCGCTTTCGTCAACTGGCGCTATCCATTCTTGATCGCTGTCGGCGTATGCACTCTCTGCGTCGTCGGTGCTGTCATCTACTGGGGGCTGGAAAACTACGCCGAAAGACACTACGAACTCGGTGCGGCCTCCAAGCCGGACAAGGTCGAGCTCCGCGAGCTCTTCAAATTCGGTCTTTCGTACTGGTATATCGTCGGACTCTGCATCGTCTTTTATTCCGGCATCTTCCCCTTCCAGACTTTCGCCGTGAAGTTCTTCATGGACGCCCACGGAACCTCGCGCGAACTCGGCGGCTTTTTGTCATCCATGCTCACTCTTTTCGCCATGATCGCCACGCCTTTGTTCGGCCTGCTTGTTGACAAGGTCGCGAAGCGCGCCCTGTTCATGATGTTTGGCTCACTTTTGCTGATCCCGGTGTACATCATGATGGGATACACCCACGTGAACCTCTACGTCCCGATGGCGATGATGGGCATCGCCTTCTCGTTGATTCCGGCCGTAATGTGGCCTTCGGTCGCCTACATCGTGGATGAAGCAAAACTCGGTACCGCCTACGGCGTAATGACCATGATCCAGAACATCGGATTGGCCGGCTTTAATTTCCTGATTGGCTGGGCCAACGATCACGCTGCCGCCAGCGCGGCGAACCCGAAGGGCTACCGTCTCGGCATGGAGATCTTCTCGGTCCTTGGCTTCCTCGGCGTTACCTTCGCGTTCCTCCTCCGCCAGCGCGAGACTGGCCCCCACGGCCACGGTCTCGAAACCATCAAAGCAGGAGCTTCAAAGTAG
- a CDS encoding sigma-70 family RNA polymerase sigma factor: protein MTQAKKILASGITEAEAIARAQGGDAIAFEMLYGLHKRRVYSLCLRMTGNTAEAEDLTQEAFLQLYRKIATFRGESAFSTWLHRLAVNVVLMHLRKKGLPEISLDEALEPQQEDGPKKDIGARDNVLAGSIDRVNLERAIESLPPGYRIIFVLHDIEGYEHNEIAEMMGCSIGNSKSQLHKARMKLRDLLKISRAEKALRH, encoded by the coding sequence TTGACTCAAGCGAAGAAAATTCTGGCTTCCGGAATTACCGAAGCTGAGGCGATTGCAAGAGCCCAGGGCGGAGACGCAATAGCGTTCGAAATGCTTTATGGGCTCCACAAGCGGCGCGTCTATTCCCTTTGCTTGCGCATGACCGGGAACACCGCCGAAGCCGAAGACCTGACGCAGGAAGCGTTCCTCCAGCTTTACCGGAAGATCGCAACCTTCCGCGGCGAGTCTGCGTTCTCAACCTGGCTGCACAGGCTGGCCGTGAACGTGGTGCTTATGCATCTGCGGAAGAAGGGCCTGCCGGAAATTTCGCTCGACGAAGCGCTCGAGCCACAACAGGAAGACGGGCCGAAGAAGGACATTGGCGCGCGTGACAACGTGCTCGCCGGGTCTATCGATCGCGTCAATCTTGAGAGGGCCATCGAAAGTTTGCCTCCTGGATACCGCATCATCTTCGTGCTGCACGATATTGAAGGCTACGAGCATAATGAAATCGCAGAAATGATGGGCTGCTCCATCGGGAACAGCAAATCACAACTGCACAAAGCGCGCATGAAATTGCGCGACCTCCTCAAGATCAGCAGAGCCGAAAAGGCCTTAAGGCATTGA
- a CDS encoding DUF4097 family beta strand repeat-containing protein, which translates to MNTWNNGAKLALAVAFAFVSLASVAQTRKEMRFNVGPGSSLTITNDFGPVTVHVAPGSQILATATLQPDQMEIDQTHTGSRVELFTHSLQQRPNANVSRVQFDVTVPPDCDLIIHSSAGPISVEKVRGDVSADGDLANIDVHDVGGGHVHLRTLKGNITATNIIDGHVEISSVSGPVTLKNVSGPNVEVNTTNGVITYTGMFSDNGDYEFTTHSGDINVSLPANASVDVAARSVTGKVENDFPFHPKQHVPFPVTSGRAFAGTSNSGGSSVQLRSYSGTIRVKKQ; encoded by the coding sequence ATGAACACGTGGAATAACGGCGCAAAGCTGGCCCTGGCAGTCGCGTTCGCCTTCGTTTCCCTTGCGTCCGTCGCGCAGACCCGCAAGGAGATGAGATTCAACGTTGGTCCCGGATCCTCTCTCACCATCACCAATGACTTCGGCCCCGTCACCGTCCACGTCGCTCCCGGCTCGCAAATTCTCGCAACCGCAACGCTTCAGCCTGACCAGATGGAAATAGATCAGACCCACACGGGCTCGCGCGTAGAACTGTTCACTCATTCGCTTCAGCAGCGCCCGAACGCTAATGTCTCCCGCGTGCAGTTCGATGTGACTGTGCCCCCCGATTGCGACCTCATCATCCACTCTTCCGCCGGCCCTATTTCCGTCGAAAAGGTCCGCGGAGACGTCAGTGCCGACGGCGATCTCGCAAACATCGACGTCCATGATGTCGGCGGAGGACATGTTCACCTTCGGACGTTAAAGGGCAATATAACAGCGACGAACATAATCGACGGCCACGTCGAAATCAGTTCCGTGTCCGGACCGGTTACGCTCAAGAACGTCAGCGGACCCAACGTCGAAGTCAACACCACCAACGGAGTCATCACCTACACCGGCATGTTCTCCGATAACGGTGACTACGAATTCACCACTCACTCGGGCGATATCAACGTCAGTCTCCCAGCCAACGCCTCCGTCGACGTCGCCGCTCGCTCGGTCACCGGCAAAGTCGAAAACGATTTCCCCTTCCATCCCAAGCAACACGTCCCATTTCCAGTTACCTCGGGACGTGCCTTTGCGGGTACCTCCAACTCAGGTGGTTCCTCGGTCCAACTCCGTTCTTACAGTGGTACAATCCGCGTCAAGAAACAGTAA